The following nucleotide sequence is from Lytechinus variegatus isolate NC3 chromosome 12, Lvar_3.0, whole genome shotgun sequence.
CTGCCAATTTGATGAGTGAAAGTTGATTTACTTAGACCTGAGGAAAGTCATTGACTTCTCAGTGATAAGGGCATCGAAACCTGggcatttgattggctaaaaGAAAACATGTATAAACAAGAATGACAAAtctcttcatgaaacactccccaacTTTCTGAGGACAATAAAGAACATACACTAAGTGTATAGAAAATTATACAGAAAACTATTCGATTCTGTCAAACTCTCAGAGCTTTCAAGGAAAAGAATACTCATTTTGCAATTGATGGGTGTGATCAATGCTTCTTATGCCAATTGCAGAAAATGTTTCCCCTTTTTGTTTCTTGAAAGGGGTCCTTTCATGCTGGCTTGGCAACCTCTCTCTCACTAGTGTCTTTCTTTGATTCACATTCTGGTGAAGTGTTCAGAGATTGGTACTGCTGGATGAAGCTAGTTCCTTGAGGAAATCAGTTGGATGAACATGGAAGACAACATTGAAGTCATCATATAATGCTTCTTGGATCATATCGGTCACCTGAAAAGAGAATGTAGATAGGTTGAATATGATAACCATGTTTATCCTTAGTAGCAATTCAAAGAACAATAAGAAGGTGTTGGAAATATCGACTATTTATCACTCAGTCAACCAAATACCTAGATAtcgtaaaaataagaaaatctgAATTATGGTTATTATAGGCCTAGCTGTCTGCTCACTTACTTGTTTATTCATTTGTGTATGTTGAACATTCATTTCTCTATATATTaatttcttcaaatatttttgtgataATTGTATGTacatctttctatctatccccGTAaccaattatttattcattcgttcgttcattcattcaccaATCAATCATTTCCCTAATACTTATTCACTTATCCGCTGATACGATCCTGAATTCCCCTGAATTCACATCATGATCAGTTTAAGGATGAGAGAACATAATGGATTATTTAAAGTCCCTTTCTACCTTGGTTGCATACCACTGAATTCTTTTATCAGCTAGAAGATGTGAATATAATGACAAGTATTCGAGTGTAGTATTTGCAGTGCACAAAGAACACATTCCAATGCATACATTTAAGTTAAATATGATCAATCTATTCAATGCGCATATGTACAATGCGAGGGAATTTTGACAGCGCTAGGGGTTTACCCACTTGTCATACTTATTTGCCTCTGCTTATTTATATGAAGAGACTATACTGTCATAATATCTTTATGAGTTTTTTTTGTATGACCAAATTTTTTCTTTACCCATACTTTATGGTTTGTTTATCCTTTTTATCTGCTAACCATTCTTTTCCTGTTTCAtggggaagagggggggggggcactctaaAAATCCGGGGATATTACCCCTGCCCCTTGAAGCTCTTATACGCCTGTAAAGTTTATCATTCAAATAttcagtatcattattattatttgttgaaGACTCTCAAAATggttataattttttcatgaaaacaaattcTTACTTGCTGTGTGTTTGCTTGAAGCGAGACTGGGTGATCGTTGATAGCTGTTATTGATCGAGTTGATCGTTCACCTTTAAATGATACCCAAGCTGGGTCACATGATCGTCTGAATTTGCCTTGCGTAGATGTAATCTATTGACAACACAATAAACATAGAATTGTACTTTGATATTGCAAACAACTGTCTCACAATGGATTGGCAGAACTATTTTTGGGGGGCCTTCACAGTGGTGGGAAATTCCCCTAATGCTCCCCCACATTTTCCCCAAGTCGACTTATTTATTGGGTACATGTACTTTTCCCATATCACAGGGAATGACAATattataaagttatttttgaataaaaatgatggtttttaacataatgataatgatattgatgacagTGATAAtggtattagtattattataatgGTAATTATGATATCAGTAATGGTAATAATGCTAACGCGATAGTAATGATAAGATCATTACGATTGAAGAGAAttagaatgaataaattttttCACATTTGATTCACAACTTATGTGGTTAAGATGGTGATAATGGAGAAGCTGAAAGAGGaactcaaattaaaaaaaaagataaacattaaagggatggtccgggctgaaaatatttctagCTTAATAAATTGAGTagaattcaatgagcaaaatgccaaaaatttcatctaaatcggaaaacaaataacacagttattgaattttaaagtttagcaatattttgtgaaaacagtcgtcatgaatattcattaggtgggctgatgatgtcacatctccacttgttattttgtattttattatatgaaataaggtttattcaatttttttcctctaaGAACTAGAAAacttggattgacaactgatttagtgcattagatatttattgctgcaacttatttcgttataagggagacatattattcacagaattatgaaataatgagaaaattatgattttatgtaaaaacataagaaaacggaaagtggagaagggacatcatcagcccacgtaatgaatattcatgaagaatgttttcacaaaatattgctaaaccttaaacttcaataactttattatttgttatccgattttgatgaaatttttggcattttgcacAGTGAAcgctactctatgtattaagatataaatattttcagcccggaccatctctTTAAGTACAAATCATTAATCACCAAGTAAAGcaaacctgaacaagaacatttcataattaccatcatttGACTACAATATTTCAAGCCCTGTCATGTTTGGGGGACctaatgaaaacataattttgtcttactcaaataatatataatattaatatgatttttatttttcaaaagttgCATGCCGTATACTTCTATATTTACAGTGTTACTTATttccttctcccccccccccctctctctctccctctcttttcaaTGATTGCAAACTTAAAGGGGTGGTGTCCCCTGTTGCCCCTAGTCCTGAGATAACATGGTTAGACCATGGACCTAGTAAGTCCATGGTTAGACTTACCTCACTTCCTTTAACTACTATCCCAAGTTCATTCAAGCTCTTTACATCTGATCCAACCACACAGACATTGCCTTTGGGAAAACGTTCTAGCAGCACAGGGACCTTAGATTTAAGATatatgaaacaataaaaaacatatcaTTCAAATCGGAAATTATGTAATTAATATTTACTCGAATCAAGATAAAAATTAGCATCAAACTAGGAACCATTTACCTCCTTATTAAATTTAGTCACAACTAAGACCATTATCatccattaaaacaaaaaagcaTTACCCCCCCGCTCCCACGTACCCGTTCCTTAGTGTGCCCAATGGTTACAGCCTCCACGATCGTAATTCTCTTCCTTCTCGGTCATATCGCAGTTACTCCCtcatatatcatcatcatcatcgttatcaccaTCACTGTTATTACATTCATAActttcatcataatcaccatttACAATTCGTATTTGGTGATGATATCGTCATGATCACCATCGTCATAAttcctcatatttttttcagtttgaagggggggggggggttaaggaTGAATAATATTGACTGTATAAAGGCTTACCCGAGTTTTCTCTCCCTTTATACCTCTAATCCCATTCATAGCATCCTGTGCAGTGTTGATGTTCTTATTATCCATCTTCAATAACCTGTCACCGATGTGGATGTTGGAAGGGGCATCGTCTTCAACATGGCCCACACtatcaataaaattaaatgTTAACAGATCAGTGATAATGAGTACTCTGtgatacttttctttttttttatttgctctcATTATAGGCGGACTGATTGATGATAAGCGAGAGGCACTTATTAAAAAGAAGCAAATTGAAAATTCTGGTTAATACTTTCTGAAGTATATTGATTTATcgtatatttatttgtttaatctttccaattatatttttcattgggGGATCAATCGGTTTCCCGGTTTTATCGTGCATGAAAGAAGCGCTCCGTTGGTGATGCTGCAGCGATTTGTTATCAACCGTATATAttgttaataaaataatgctattAGCACATTTTAAGTATAATTTAGCTCTTCTACTTTATTTTATTCCACCACAGTAAAAGGTATATATAGCCCTACTGAAATTTCATTGTCAATTTACTTTTAGAACAAAAACAATAAGCAACACTATATATCGGGGAGGGGTGGGAAAAGTAGCTTAATttttgtatcattatcatcaataaaaaatgtattttacctCATCCGATATTATTTAATCACATTCAAATTCCAACATAACCATCAACAAACATGATGACAAAATAGGAAGATGGGGGAACAAACCAATCCTCGTAATCATGACGAGCTCGAAAGtcacatgataaaaaaagatgCAGATCACTAATTGATAAAGCATCTGAAACTCTATAAATTATTAATAAGTCATATCGGAAAAAAGCTTATGCATAATATTCTTTTAAAGTAATTCAGTTAAACAAAGTGAATACACTGTAGGTACGTCATATTCTCATCAATTATCAATGAAAGTCGGAATATCATTGATAAAATAACAccaaaatattaacaaagaaaGTGCTTATATTCACCACCTATGAAATTTTATATGCAAATAATGATAAGTCACTAAAACATTCAAATGAACAACAGATAACCCTGGCAACCGAATTCACATCAATAAAATAAACCACAGGACAAACAAAACTGCTCTACtgaataatttaaaataaatcagaCTAGTAATCATTTGCTACTATAGTAATCAACTACAAAAGTACACGATTCCCCAGATATTATGCTTTATAGTCTGTAGAGGATACCTAGGTTTTTAAGGTATTTTAATGGAATACCTGAAcattatattttgaatattttattgttatatcaCAGTGGAAAAAAAACTTACTCATGTTATTACCATTTGAATCATAAGGACACTACATCACCAAACACCACTGCACTCTAAagacaaatcagtcaaaaatgactagttaataggctcagctgggtgcaactgcaTTATTCTATTAATATTTAGGCTCAGCTGTGGGTGCAACTGCATTATTCTATTAGTATATGACCGTATtatctagtcgtattttactagaatatatgtcagaaatgtgataaTCCGTAATCGCCATATCAGTTGAAtaccagctgactactggtctagtcaatttgactgatttattTTAGAGTGTGccttagaggggggggggggactcttGCAATATATCATGCTGTTCAGTTTCACTGCGCATAGACTATATTCAGTCTACACAGCATGCATGTGTACAATAAATTATAACTGCTAATAATCCTCTacgaagaaaaaatgaaattattaattttcaaagCCAAGATGGGttctaaatataaattttggtaaaagaatgaaaaaattttATGTTCTAATAATTCTATTGTAAATAAATACCTTTACATGCACTGAAATGAATATTATCTACAAGACCATTCACTCTAAAAAGGAAATGTTAAATGGACATTTCTAAGGTTGCATCAAGCTGAATCCAACAAATTAAGTATTGGGTCGAACCTTAGCGGTAAATGCAACATTGAGaattgtcactcctccaaccttactaaatgttgatttatcttttttttagcATTGTTTACTGTTAGGCATATTAAATATGCCTAACAGTAAacaatgctaaaaaaaaaatatataaataaattttatcaCCATGAGACAAATTTAATGCAATGAGGGACATTTTGTGGAAGGCCCATGCAACtgaacaaattttgaataatttaaatTGTTCCCTACTTGCAGACACAATCTGGACCTGGTGCTTGTTTAGAGATAAAGCTTCCAGAAAAGAGTTTGGTTATGATTATTTGTATTTGGGTTATTCACATTATATTTGGTTTAATAGAAATGTCAGATccaaatataaacaatttttcttttatgaaaattggTTTAATAAGGGCATAGTTTTTATAAGTGATCTCTTTAATCCACCCCATCCAGGTTACAAGTTATTTGAAGAGTTAATTCTCGactttgaaatttcagcaaaagatagaagaaaatataattttttattacaaaatattccTGGTCCATGGTTAGATTGGCATAATAATCCAGATTTAGATATCCATTCCGAAATTGTAGataaaatattagaaaaaaggAGTGTTAGCAGTTATGCATACTCGATATTTTTCGATCGATGTCTCCCAGATAATTGTATTTCCTTTTGGGAAGAGTCGTGCCCTCCTAACGACAAAGTAGACTGGGAGAAAATACATATGCTGAATTTTAAGAGTACTATTGATAGCCGCCTcagatcattttatttcaaggtGTTTCATAAGACAATTGCCCttaatgcatttttatttaaaatcaagagaaaagaTTACCCAAACTGTTCATTCTGCAAAAGAGACCCTGAAACAattgtacatatattttgtgattGTCCGGTGGTTAATATTTTATGGGACGATCTTTTATCTACAATAAACCAAAAACAACAGTCGTATATTATTTGTCCTTTCCCCTTTTGTAAAGATTTTTGGTATTCAAGGTGATAATTTTCTAACTTTCATTTTCCTTGCTTTCAAATACTATGTTCACTTTTGTAAATTTAATAACACAACCCCCAATATTGTGGAATTCAAAGCTCGTATCAAAGGTATTAAGGATATTGAATATGTTTTGACGAAGAAAAATGGTAAATTGCCTGTACATTTTTaaaagtggagatttgataTCTAATTTGTTTTATGTATCTGTCTTGACAAGTatatacttacatgtacttaAGTGCTGCTCTGTTTAATAATATAAATAGCTTGTTGATTTGtactgtgatttattttttgatcaataaagattgaaagaaaaaaaatatttatcaccATGATCACTGTATAAAAGTATTTGGGGGTATACAACGCACCATAACGCGTTATACGTTTTCAATATATTGCAATTTATGTTGCAATGCATAGGGATGACATCATTGATTGAATGGGGATTTCCCCGAGGAGCGCTGGATGTCATGGGTCGGCGACcacaaaaacaaactttaataCATTGATCaaagaaacacacacacacaatttaTCCCATCTACCAAACAGTgacagagaaaagaaaaaaataatgcacgTCACATAGCAAACATTATATTTTGATCTCGCCCAAATAAGTGATGTTATTATCTGTGACTTGTAAAAATAACCATCGAGCCTCCAACATGCATACAAAAAATACTTGGCAAGTCAATTGCTCTGGGATGTGTGCATTGCTTTTTGCTATATTCCATGCACTTATGTTGTAAACCAGACATGATACATGATCATTGGTAAAGTTAAATTGAGTGAGTAGAGAAAACATGAGACGAATAAGAAATAAGCATTCATAACACATGCAACGGGGGTAGTGAAATTACTCTGATAACAAGTTgggtttcttttaattaatgTCATTAGTAGTAAATGGTTTTCAAAGCAATGTAATAATAGAGGCACTGAATGAATATTTTGCTTAttatatcatggacctattacatgATTATAtagacatatatttttttgtaatatataggtaaattaaatatcaaagaAACACCATGCATTATCATCTTACCATATACTGTATATGCCTAGTTCATCTGAGTTTGTGTCACAATATAGACGTATATATACAGATCAATATAGCACTTACAACATAAATaaactgaacattttttatgataaataCACTGTTAATAGTATGTAAATGTTACTGATtcaattatattgattataacaaattatgaaccatataaaatgtaaataattcTGTAAACACTCCTGATTCAATCGTATTAAAGGTCacgtccacctcagaaaaatgtagatttgaatcaatagagaaaaatcagataagcacaatgctgaaaatttcatcaaaatcggatgtaaaataagaaagttatgacatttcaaagtttcgcttatttttaacaaaatagttatatggacgagccagttacatccaaattagagagtcggtgatgtcactcactcacaatttctgtttttttttaattatttgaataatacaatattttgaatttgacgattagaacctccttgcctgaagcacaaaatgttaaaataatggaattcctcgtgttcaggaaggaatgaaacttcatttcacataacaatgacgagaaaataaaactatttcatatttcatgtaataaaatataaaagaaatagttagCGTGTGATGTcatcctcatttgcatatcgaccgagatgtgcatataactgttttgtgaaatgaagcgagactttaaaatgccatataactttcttgttttacatccgattttgatgaatttttcagtgttatgcttgttgaatttttctctttttgttcaaaacaactttttgttgggatggacttgtcctttaacttttgAACAGAAAGGGGTGCATGGGTACTCGTAAATGAAAGAATCGAGTGGTCATAAACTGAtcctttttaataaaaaaaatcaaattttgtgagcttTTTTCTcgtcttctcatttttttttttagtcgtAGAAATTAATTTGGTGGagggaaaaaaatacacttGTTTCCAGTATATATGCCTATGTTCGTTTAAAAAAAGTGCCCTCTATTCCATTTTAGAGATTATTTTATAAGTCAATGACAAACCGAAGAGGGATATCTGTATAAACTGTCAGTGATTATAATAAGTGACATCCTTATCAAATTGTGAAAATAATACAACTGAAAAACATGTCAAGGGGAATTCTGATTCATTAAAAGGTCATGGACTATGTTCGTTACTCCTGAAAGTATTTGGTGTCAAATTAGATagtaataatagtgatgataataaaaatatttgtacatttatattttgcaATCAACTAAGCATTACAATAATTTATAAGGTAAAATAGTCAACAAGATAAATACACGAAAGTATGATTAAGTTATAATTACTGGAAAGGGAAGCCTACGATCTCTACAAAGTATATAAAAAGCGACTTATTTATTGATGCTCTCTTTAACAATGTACTTTTAGTTTAGTTTTGAAGATAATGCATTTCTTATTGAGGAAGGGAGACTATTCCAGGGTTTGGGTGCAGCATTAACAAAGGCACGATCACCTAATGTAATCTTTGTTTTAAAAGGTGGGTGACTTCGGAGATCACTTAATCAAGCAATGAGCTGCTAACAGGAACACTTCAATCTCAagaacaatatacatgtaggtctaatgTAGTGTGAAAATATCATTCATAAAGCGAATAATTACCCATTAgataacattaataatgcatttttttccaaatcaaaATATTCCTATACTTACTAGACTTGTTCGCCATAGTCAGATAAGGTCAGTCTTTGTAATTCATCAACACAAACGTCAACATCCACGAATTCCTTGTCTCTTTCCTCTTCCAACAGTCTAcagtaaaaataagaataatggAGGATGAAGAAATACATACCAAtccatgatttcatgaatatttatttatagatagatagatagatagatagatagatagataaataaatggtatttattgtGATAATTCAGTCGAAGGCTGATTAACATGAATTTGTACAGAGTAAAATTTCagtaaacaaacaagcaaaacagtaaaaaaaaatgtcaaaagcaGGAATGGAGAAAGGTTAGGAGTAGACTAAATGTATATACCTTTAACATATAATGAacattttaacataaatatatagatgtaaccaattttgaatgaataacaaTACGTGTAGATTAAAGAGTGGATTGTATGAAATAATACTTGCTTTTTTAGAAAACAACCAAAAGAAAACTATTAATTAGGGTCAAATTGAAGGAGGAAAACATGTATAAACATTATAAATGAAACAGTAATCTGGGTTGGAATTGTTCTTGATTGttcttatattataatataattattataaatgtAGCTACCCCAGTCCTTATTCCAGCAAACCCTCCACCCTGTGTAAACCATCCCgccccaaaaaataataatataataataataataaaaaaaataataatcataaaaatatcaataattataataacactAATAAAccaatgaatttttaaaaatgaaattaaaaataaaaaacgaaaaATTGGTATTAGGCATCAGTCAAGCATGTGTATGAGAAGGActattatttgttttctataCTTAGAGTAACAACAAAATGAAACctccacactgtaaaaaccgTGGTGTTAAAAATGACACCAATGATAACAATGAATAGTAAAAGGAAAATTACATAAAGCATTCTTGTATATCAGAACAAATAATGATCACAGTTAAAATGAGAATCCGCTCTCAACATGTCACGACCTCTAATGTGGaatcatatttttgttgtcTATTTTGCATTTGCTGTCTGTCCTTATGTATATGTACTCGCAGCTTGTATACTATGTATATTGTGTTTCATGTGTTTGTAATGCTGGTGGAAAGCAAATTTTCATACAAATGGACTGTAATAAATGAACTTATGAAATTATgaaccaattggtgttaatagaggaccacaccctgaggtgttaaaattacactctagagattgaacataacaccacagagtgtaaatgtaacaaccaaaggtgttgtaataacacctataggtgtaaaactaacaccaccaatttaacaccggtgtaaaagaactggtgtggtcctctatgtacaacggttaacaccatagtttttgctGTGCGAAATCAAAAGGATAGATTATCAAATGGAATATATACGTTGCATATAGTAAATCgatgaatgaagaaaaaaataaaaacaaaacgaGTGCACATTCATAACAAATATAATTTACAGCAAAATGAAGACGAAAACCAATTACCAAatagatttaaagaaaaataaaatcaattaatctTTAGAAAAGTCgagttttcaaaaaaattgagtaACTCATGAAAAGTCAAAATAAAAGGAAGGATGCTACAGATGTAAAAAACATTAGTCCCACATTAATATAAAGACTAACCTAAGTTGGTATTCTTTTCTGTAATGTTCATCGTCCCCCTCTGATTTCAAACTACTGTATGGTGACATCACATCTGAACCGGTCAATGATACATTGTCGACATCAGAGTCGACTCTGTCACGCGTTTCGTGTTCCTGCGATGATGATTCACCATCCGTGGTCGTGGCGTTGAATTGTGGCTCGATGTCCGTATCGTCTTGATTATTTTGTTCGCCTAGTTTTTCTGGAATCTGGAAAAATAAAAGGACGGTTTCCTTCGTTTTATATACGGCATAGGTCAGAATAGTTCGTTCTATTTAACTTTGACATAAACATCGCAACTATATAAACATAAGGATAAGAGCCATCCCCCTAAAATGATATGACTTTTAATAAAAGCATTTTATAACCAAAAACGCTAACTCTAGCTTTTCTgacaattatttaaaaaacacaGCTTTTTTAGCTGCTCAGCCCtccttgattttgaattttttgatgcaggttttcgaaaaaaatcataaaatctataTAACAAAACAACGAATACCAGTGTTAATTGCTATTTGCTAGCAGATGATTTTGATGTAATAATTTAATGAGTGTACATTAAACTAAACGAAATTATGTCATTCTTAgaatggtttaaaaaaatagaatggtGAATGGCGatgattattatttgaattaaaccaTCAGCTAAAAGGAAATAGGCCTATCGTTTCTTCAGACATCAGATAGGTTCCTCTAAGAGTAGCACTTgtcatattaatgatattatcaattatcaataaCAGCTAATAAAACACTTATCAAAAGGCAAAAGGCAGTAAATTCAAACCGAATATACGTAAATGAGTGTGAATCTTATGATCTATAGAGCAACATTATCATACATTTCAATCATTTGCGAATTCGCCTAGAATTTGGGCACCGGCCACCTGACAAACTCAGTGCAATAAAGTGGCATGAGTTTGGGTATAATATCGTAGTCTGTTTTCAGTCGTAATGCATGTATTTACCGTAGTTATGGTTGGATTGGTGGGCTGAAATGTCGAGACGGCTCTCTTGGTTTTGTTGGCTGATGGTCTCCGTCTCAAACTCTCTGATTTGGTTCTTTCACGAATCTTATTTTCTAATCCCATCAACTGATATAAAGCAATTTCCCATTCATCCATGCTTTCACTGTGAATGATTAAGTCAAAATTATCGAAGCAATTTATCAGGTTTCCGTCTCCAAGTTAATATTTACTTATTAGCATTTCGTATACTAGTTtcttcaggaaaaaaaaatcaatatagaacGGTATGTAGCATGTGCGTTCGATATCACCATATAGATTGAAATTTCCGAGTTCCACCAGCAAAAGGTAGTCAAGATTATTCTTGTCATATCAtaaatctgtttaaaaaaaagaccctCAAAGAATCAAGGCTCGTATTGTTCTTTTCAATATGACCAGGTTGTAACCGACACGAATTTAATTGGTAGTCCAGACATGTATATAGAATCAAATCGTTGGCTAAATCAAGCAAAGAAATTGCTGGACTGAGTTTTGGAGACTgggtacatgtactttgaaaaACTCATGAGCCAAAATGTGAaagtgtgtttgtgtgttttaAGAATTATTGTCATTTCCAGCCAAAAAAAGATATTGAGCAAGTAAAAACTTTCAAACTAGTAAGAACCAAcacaatattcatgaaaacgTTCAATAAACAATTCTGTAATTTGacacacaaaatattgatattacGAAGGACAACCCCACCCCTGGAAAACAAAACACCTGCATGTATAGGCCAATGAAATAAGTTATAGCATGCGATCTGATGATCTATTCAAATAATCCAACCTCTTGTCAAATCTTGTCAACCAATGGTCCTGGcgaaattattgggggggggggggttcttagAGTCATACAGTCATTTTAGTTTAATTACAAGGCATATATAAACAATCACATCCGATTCGCTTACTCAATGGATTAAAGAAAATCGACAAATGACTCTGTTGGTCAAAACTgagtttgaaatgaaaaaaaagtacaatttataaaaatgattatcataatttctgttttataaAAATAACTTGATATTTACCttgaatcattaaaatcaagtaGCATATACATCGGACCATCATCAGGACCATATTCCACGCAAAGAAATTTCTTCTCAGGCTCGACAATCCTGGTGATTTGACGGGGTCTATATCTCATACATTCATCACCTGCTTTGGCTGAATGAAGAACAAGAGATTTCTCTCTTGATAGTGCTCTAAAATAACACCTTCTTTTCACCTAAATAAGGAGAAACAAATGTTGGAAAAGAATTGTTCATTACAATATATGGATTATTTTCTTAACAAGGAAATTCCCATGTAAGTAATTGATGAATAGCCATGATAAACATCACTGTTTTCCAAACTTATCATGCCAAATAATCACCCTTCAAAATGAAATcttaaatcaacatttaaaaggCTGGAGGCCAAGTGATGGACCGAAACAATACTTAAAATATTGGATTCAACTTTATGAAAGATTGGATATAACATTTTCAAAGgattgtcactcctccaaccctTCAAAATAATCTTAATTTAACTTTTCATTTCTTAGAGTGTTCTTTCatggcattaaaaaaatagcacgttgtttaagcctgtcactctaacaacaggttgtttaaactttttttgtaattgtttaaactttttaaacaacttgtttaaaaagtttaagcaGAAGTTTAAGCAGCt
It contains:
- the LOC121425602 gene encoding uncharacterized protein LOC121425602 isoform X1; this translates as MMATNDVITMLSSEPTKEAEFNYFTSDIKDVQNNKVKRRCYFRALSREKSLVLHSAKAGDECMRYRPRQITRIVEPEKKFLCVEYGPDDGPMYMLLDFNDSSESMDEWEIALYQLMGLENKIRERTKSESLRRRPSANKTKRAVSTFQPTNPTITTIPEKLGEQNNQDDTDIEPQFNATTTDGESSSQEHETRDRVDSDVDNVSLTGSDVMSPYSSLKSEGDDEHYRKEYQLRLLEEERDKEFVDVDVCVDELQRLTLSDYGEQVYVGHVEDDAPSNIHIGDRLLKMDNKNINTAQDAMNGIRGIKGEKTRVPVLLERFPKGNVCVVGSDVKSLNELGIVVKGSEITSTQGKFRRSCDPAWVSFKGERSTRSITAINDHPVSLQANTQQVTDMIQEALYDDFNVVFHVHPTDFLKELASSSSTNL
- the LOC121425602 gene encoding uncharacterized protein LOC121425602 isoform X2 — translated: MRYRPRQITRIVEPEKKFLCVEYGPDDGPMYMLLDFNDSSESMDEWEIALYQLMGLENKIRERTKSESLRRRPSANKTKRAVSTFQPTNPTITTIPEKLGEQNNQDDTDIEPQFNATTTDGESSSQEHETRDRVDSDVDNVSLTGSDVMSPYSSLKSEGDDEHYRKEYQLRLLEEERDKEFVDVDVCVDELQRLTLSDYGEQVYVGHVEDDAPSNIHIGDRLLKMDNKNINTAQDAMNGIRGIKGEKTRVPVLLERFPKGNVCVVGSDVKSLNELGIVVKGSEITSTQGKFRRSCDPAWVSFKGERSTRSITAINDHPVSLQANTQQVTDMIQEALYDDFNVVFHVHPTDFLKELASSSSTNL